In the Streptomyces sp. cg36 genome, one interval contains:
- a CDS encoding DUF3093 domain-containing protein, which translates to MQPNAPQYTERLTAPRSWWLIAALVGVACALMLLPLGGLPLLAGLIGGTALAATAVSSYGSVRIRVVADTLVAGDARIPVTALGEPEVLDAEEARAWRLHKADPRAFMLLRSYIPTAVRVEITDPEDPTPYVYVSTRDPKALKAALDGVRAGL; encoded by the coding sequence ATGCAGCCGAACGCCCCTCAGTACACCGAACGCCTCACCGCGCCCCGCTCGTGGTGGCTGATCGCCGCCCTGGTCGGGGTCGCCTGTGCGCTGATGCTGCTGCCGCTGGGCGGCCTGCCGCTGCTCGCGGGGCTCATCGGCGGCACGGCGCTGGCGGCGACGGCGGTCAGTTCGTACGGGTCGGTACGGATCCGGGTCGTCGCGGACACCCTGGTCGCGGGCGACGCCCGGATCCCGGTGACGGCGCTGGGCGAACCCGAGGTGCTGGACGCGGAGGAGGCCCGGGCCTGGCGCCTGCACAAGGCCGACCCGCGGGCCTTCATGCTGCTGCGCAGCTACATCCCGACGGCGGTCCGGGTCGAGATCACCGACCCCGAGGACCCGACCCCGTACGTCTACGTCTCGACGAGGGACCCGAAGGCCCTGAAGGCGGCCCTGGACGGCGTGCGCGCGGGCCTGTAG
- a CDS encoding DUF4193 domain-containing protein, translating to MATDYDTPRKTDDDVDSDSLEELKARRNDKSASAVDVDDFEAAEGMELPGADLSNEELAVRVLPKQADEFTCMSCFLVHHRSQLAREKNGQPICRDCD from the coding sequence ATGGCAACGGACTACGACACCCCACGCAAGACCGATGACGACGTCGATTCCGACAGTCTCGAAGAACTGAAGGCCCGGCGGAACGACAAGTCCGCCTCGGCCGTCGACGTCGACGACTTCGAGGCCGCGGAGGGCATGGAACTGCCCGGCGCGGACCTTTCCAACGAAGAGCTCGCCGTTCGCGTCCTGCCCAAGCAGGCCGACGAGTTCACCTGCATGAGCTGCTTCCTCGTGCACCACCGCAGCCAGCTGGCCCGGGAGAAGAACGGCCAGCCGATCTGCCGCGACTGCGACTGA
- a CDS encoding sensor histidine kinase yields the protein MSASPTTPAAPAPPAAPPKPTWTPRGAEPPFPWVRPTIRIRLTLLYGGMFMIAGILLLSIIYLLAASALRHGSDPPFKLLGGQNVTVSSGGCQVPSPGTPQEFNEAIGRCMQQQRQHALDSLLTRSLMALVGLSVIAFAFGYAMAGRVLSPLGRITRTARRVAGTDLSRRIELDGPDDELKELSDTFDDMLDRLERAFTAQQRFVANASHELRTPLAINRTLLEVHLSDPGAPIELQQLGKTLLATNERSEQLVEGLLLLARSENEIVDRKPVDLAEVASRAIEQARGEADAKAVEIRGERASAVVQGNGVLLERIALNLVQNAVRYNVPQDGWVSVTTELRDGQAVLLVSNTGPVVPAYEIDNLFEPFRRLRTERTGSDKGVGLGLSIARSVARAHGGRIIAEPREGGGLVMRVTLPV from the coding sequence ATGAGCGCTTCCCCCACGACCCCGGCCGCCCCGGCCCCGCCGGCCGCGCCGCCGAAGCCGACCTGGACCCCCCGGGGCGCCGAGCCGCCCTTCCCCTGGGTGCGGCCGACCATCCGGATACGGCTGACGCTGCTCTACGGCGGCATGTTCATGATCGCGGGCATCCTGCTGCTGTCGATCATCTACCTGCTGGCCGCCTCCGCGCTCCGGCACGGCAGCGACCCGCCGTTCAAGCTCCTCGGCGGGCAGAACGTGACGGTCTCCAGCGGCGGCTGCCAGGTGCCGAGCCCGGGCACGCCCCAGGAGTTCAACGAGGCGATCGGCCGGTGCATGCAGCAGCAGCGCCAGCACGCGCTGGACAGCCTGCTGACCCGCTCGCTGATGGCGCTGGTCGGCCTCAGCGTCATCGCCTTCGCCTTCGGCTACGCGATGGCGGGCCGGGTCCTGTCGCCGCTGGGCCGGATCACCCGTACCGCCCGCCGGGTGGCCGGGACCGACCTGAGTCGGCGGATCGAGCTGGACGGCCCGGACGACGAGCTCAAGGAGCTCTCGGACACCTTCGACGACATGCTGGACCGCCTTGAGCGGGCCTTCACGGCCCAGCAGCGGTTCGTCGCCAACGCCTCGCACGAGCTGCGGACCCCGTTGGCGATCAACCGCACGCTCCTGGAGGTCCATCTCTCCGACCCGGGCGCCCCCATAGAGCTCCAGCAGCTGGGCAAGACGCTGCTGGCCACCAACGAGCGCAGCGAGCAGCTGGTCGAGGGCCTGCTGCTGCTCGCCCGCAGCGAGAACGAGATCGTCGACCGCAAGCCCGTGGACCTGGCCGAGGTCGCCTCGCGCGCCATCGAGCAGGCCCGCGGCGAGGCCGACGCCAAGGCGGTGGAGATCCGCGGCGAGCGGGCCTCCGCGGTGGTGCAGGGCAACGGTGTGCTCCTGGAGCGGATCGCCCTGAACCTGGTCCAGAACGCGGTGCGCTACAACGTGCCGCAGGACGGCTGGGTCTCGGTCACCACGGAGCTCAGGGACGGCCAGGCGGTGCTGCTGGTGTCGAACACGGGACCAGTGGTTCCCGCGTACGAGATCGACAACCTCTTCGAGCCGTTCAGGAGGCTGCGCACGGAGCGGACGGGCAGCGACAAGGGCGTCGGGCTCGGCCTGTCCATCGCGCGATCCGTCGCGCGGGCCCACGGAGGCCGTATCATCGCGGAGCCCCGCGAGGGCGGCGGCCTCGTGATGCGTGTCACCCTGCCCGTCTGA
- a CDS encoding response regulator transcription factor — protein MRVLVVEDEQLLADAVATGLRREAMAVDVVYDGAAALERIGVNDYDVVVLDRDLPLVHGDDVCRKIVELGMPTRVLMLTASGDVSDRVEGLEIGADDYLPKPFAFSELTARVRALGRRTTVPLPPILERAGIKLDPNRREIFRDGKEIQLAPKEFAVLEVLMRSEGAVVSAEQLLEKAWDENTDPFTNVVRVTVMTLRRKLGEPPVIVTVPGSGYRI, from the coding sequence GTGCGCGTACTCGTCGTCGAGGACGAGCAGCTGCTCGCCGATGCGGTGGCCACCGGACTGCGCCGGGAGGCGATGGCCGTCGACGTCGTGTACGACGGCGCCGCCGCCCTGGAGCGCATCGGGGTCAACGACTACGACGTGGTGGTGCTCGACCGGGACCTCCCGCTGGTCCACGGCGACGACGTCTGCCGCAAGATCGTCGAACTGGGGATGCCCACCCGGGTGCTGATGCTGACCGCCTCCGGCGACGTCAGCGACCGCGTCGAGGGCCTGGAGATCGGCGCCGACGACTATCTGCCCAAGCCGTTCGCGTTCAGCGAGCTCACCGCGCGCGTACGTGCGCTGGGGCGGCGCACGACCGTGCCGCTGCCGCCGATCCTGGAGCGCGCGGGCATCAAGCTCGACCCCAACCGCCGGGAGATCTTCCGGGACGGCAAGGAGATCCAGCTGGCCCCGAAGGAGTTCGCGGTCCTCGAAGTGCTGATGCGCAGCGAGGGCGCGGTCGTCTCGGCCGAGCAGCTTCTGGAGAAGGCGTGGGACGAGAACACCGACCCGTTCACCAACGTGGTGCGCGTGACGGTCATGACGCTGCGCCGCAAGCTCGGCGAGCCGCCGGTCATCGTCACGGTGCCGGGCTCGGGATACCGGATCTGA
- a CDS encoding inositol monophosphatase family protein, with amino-acid sequence MTDPDRTAENAELLALALEAARRAGALLRDGRPDDLAVAATKTSPIDVVTEMDIAAEKLITGFLAEHRPDDGFLGEEGASSEGTSGVRWVIDPLDGTVNYLYGLPTWAVSIAAERDGERVAGVVEAPMRGETYRAVLGGGAFLGERRLRCRPAAPLEQSLLGTGFAYVQSVRAHQAAVAQRLIPRFRDIRRGGSAAIDLCDVAAGRLDAYYERGLNPWDLAAGDLIAREAGALTGGRPGEPASRELTVAATPELFGPLQELLEEHGAWHD; translated from the coding sequence ATGACCGACCCCGACCGCACCGCCGAGAACGCCGAGCTCCTCGCGCTCGCCCTGGAGGCCGCCCGCCGGGCCGGAGCGCTGCTGCGCGACGGGCGCCCGGACGACCTGGCGGTCGCCGCCACCAAGACGAGCCCCATCGACGTCGTCACCGAGATGGACATCGCCGCCGAGAAGCTGATCACCGGCTTCCTCGCCGAGCACCGCCCCGACGACGGCTTCCTCGGCGAGGAGGGCGCCTCCAGCGAGGGCACCAGCGGGGTGCGCTGGGTCATCGACCCGCTCGACGGCACCGTCAACTATCTGTACGGGCTGCCCACCTGGGCCGTCTCCATCGCCGCCGAGCGCGACGGGGAGCGGGTCGCGGGCGTGGTCGAGGCGCCGATGCGCGGCGAGACCTACCGCGCGGTGCTCGGCGGCGGCGCCTTCCTCGGCGAGCGGCGGCTGCGCTGCCGCCCGGCCGCCCCCCTGGAGCAGTCCCTGCTCGGCACCGGCTTCGCCTACGTCCAGTCGGTCCGGGCCCACCAGGCGGCCGTCGCCCAGCGGCTCATCCCGCGCTTCCGGGACATCCGGCGCGGCGGCTCGGCGGCGATCGACCTGTGCGACGTGGCGGCCGGCCGGCTCGACGCGTACTACGAGCGCGGGCTCAACCCCTGGGACCTGGCGGCCGGCGACCTCATCGCGCGCGAGGCGGGCGCCCTGACCGGCGGCCGTCCCGGCGAGCCGGCCTCCCGGGAGCTGACGGTCGCGGCCACCCCGGAGCTGTTCGGCCCGCTCCAGGAGCTCCTGGAGGAGCACGGCGCCTGGCACGACTGA